One genomic window of Hemitrygon akajei chromosome 1, sHemAka1.3, whole genome shotgun sequence includes the following:
- the LOC140736084 gene encoding LOW QUALITY PROTEIN: zinc finger protein 703-A-like (The sequence of the model RefSeq protein was modified relative to this genomic sequence to represent the inferred CDS: deleted 1 base in 1 codon) yields the protein GRAPVEWERSRERSDSEQAERSLKSPEPGAASRRPPVLSMLSAQILHSDYMQPVPAAPLSPELDAKKSPLALLAQTCSQIGKPDPSPSGKLGSVAPSEKESPRSAGCLKLGEAGAEDKSSFKPYSKVGEGTEGGGDKAGFRAPGGPCQSFPGRPPSLPAPSPSAHADPKAGEAEERKEAESRACQERSPVSTSHSRAEPGQPRDTPSAAKGEVSGGGGGLVSGHVAPVSPYKPGHSVYALPPSSMGYPASIVGTYSPAFPSSLVGGVEPKPAVVGGSLTGCPPLSAGKSANSSPLTGASPPSFIQGLCRDPYCLSYHGTPPLGTTGCSSCLPDPSSLKAGFPLVYPSAPLPSPVLSTVSTPPLYTYGFMLHSDPRPHACNWVSASGPCDKRFATSEELLGHLRNHAALPAADKLLAHCPSPAPCGLHLPQGPPGSPSGLSLRSPHTLPLGRYHPYGKSHLPTPSSTALSLPVTNPYYSPYSFYGQQLTSASALGYQ from the exons GGCAGAGCGCCCGTGGAGTGGGAGCGGAGCCGGGAGCGCAGCGACAGTGAGCAGGCGGAGCGCAGCCTGAAGTCCCCGGAGCCTGGTGCAGCGAGCCGCCGGCCGCCCGTTCTCAGCATGCTGAGCGCTCAAATCCTGCACTCGGACTACATGCAGCCGGTACCGGCCGCGCCGCTCAGTCCCG aGCTGGATGCCAAGAAGAGCCCGCTGGCCCTGCTGGCTCAGACCTGCTCGCAGATCGGAAAGCCTGACCCT AGCCCGTCCGGCAAGCTGGGCTCGGTGGCCCCCAGCGAGAAGGAATCCCCCCGATCTGCAGGCTGCCTGAAGTTGGGGGAGGCGGGAGCCGAGGACAAGTCCAGCTTCAAGCCCTACTCCAAGGTGGGAGAAGGCACCGAGGGAGGTGGAGACAAGGCCGGGTTCCGGGCGCCGGGCGGCCCTTGCCAGTCCTTCCCGGGCCGGCCGCCCTCCCTGCCGGCCCCCAGCCCCTCGGCACACGCTGACCCCAAGGCTGGGGAGgcggaggagaggaaggaggctGAGAGCAGAGCGTGCCAGGAACGTTCCCCCGTCAGCACCTCCCACAGCAGAGCCGAGCCCGGGCAGCCTAGGGACACACCCAGTGCGGCTAAAGGGGAGGTCAGCGGAGGGGGCGGTGGCCTGGTGTCCGGCCACGTGGCCCCCGTCTCTCCGTACAAGCCAGGACACTCGGTCTACGCTCTGCCCCCCTCCAGCATGGGCTACCCGGCGTCGATAGTGGGCACCTACTCCCCGGCCTTCCCCTCTTCGCTGGTGGGTGGCGTGGAGCCCAAGCCGGCCGTGGTGGGGGGCTCGCTGACCGGCTGCCCTCCCCTCTCTGCCGGCAAGTCAGCCAACTCCAGTCCACTGACCGGGGCCTCGCCCCCCTCCTTCATCCAGGGGCTCTGCCGGGACCCCTACTGCCTGAGCTATCACGGGACCCCCCCGCTCGGAACCACCGGTTGCTCGTCCTGCCTGCCCGACCCCTCCTCCCTGAAGGCTGGGTTCCCGCTGGTATACCCATCAGCCCCGCTGCCCTCGCCGGTCCTCAGCACCGTCTCCACACCCCCCCTGTACACCTACGGCTTCATGCTGCACAGCGACCCCCGGCCCCACGCCTGCAACTGGGTATCGGCAAGCGGACCCTGCGACAAGCGGTTTGCCACCTCCGAGGAGCTGCTCGGGCACCTGAGGAACCACGCCGCCTTGCCCGCGGCTGACAAGTTGTTGGCGCACTGCCCCTCACCCGCCCCCTGCGGGCTCCACCTCCCTCAGGGCCCACCCGGGAGCCCCAGTGGGCTGTCGCTGCGTAGCCCACACACTCTGCCCCTGGGCAGGTACCACCCCTATGGCAAGAGCCACCTGCCTACGCCCAGCAGTACGGCACTCAGCCTGCCCGTCACCAACCCATATTACTCCCCATACTCCTTCTACGGACAACAGCTGACCTCCGCGTCCGCCTTGGGATACCAGTGA